A single genomic interval of Methanooceanicella nereidis harbors:
- a CDS encoding TrmB family transcriptional regulator: protein MNRISTKLIRGLKTLGLSEYEAKVYSALVVHDYAEAKEIIEYLDISKPSVYESLRSLEEMGLVVMTDTKPSVYKVLPPEMAVKILLDIHKRASEDALEELKALEKEKIKEKGESAFLSLYGDAAIDYKIRDMFKNVKENISCIASDRYLPYIESLAGRDFSVNLMIISDDEGLESKLEGIFGKNRANIKVMSSSAIMKAALELKLPPGTELSKYKDAIDMIDANNMFIAISDDSDFLYIPPLAGNFSNALYTANKTMIMLTKMFFQSWVKSLSS from the coding sequence ATGAACAGGATATCGACTAAACTTATCAGGGGCCTAAAGACACTGGGGCTTTCAGAATATGAGGCAAAGGTATATTCCGCGCTCGTCGTCCACGACTATGCGGAGGCGAAGGAGATCATCGAATATCTGGACATTTCGAAGCCAAGCGTATATGAAAGCTTAAGGAGCCTTGAGGAAATGGGCCTTGTGGTAATGACAGATACCAAGCCATCGGTATATAAAGTATTACCGCCGGAAATGGCCGTAAAGATCCTGCTCGATATACATAAAAGAGCTTCAGAAGACGCTCTTGAGGAATTAAAAGCCCTGGAGAAGGAAAAAATAAAGGAGAAAGGCGAAAGCGCGTTCCTGTCACTTTACGGTGACGCCGCCATCGATTATAAGATCCGCGACATGTTTAAGAACGTCAAAGAGAATATCTCCTGCATAGCATCGGACCGCTATCTACCCTATATTGAATCACTTGCAGGAAGGGACTTTAGCGTCAACCTGATGATAATCTCGGATGATGAAGGTCTGGAGAGCAAGCTTGAAGGCATATTCGGCAAGAATAGGGCTAATATTAAAGTCATGTCATCCTCGGCCATTATGAAGGCGGCATTAGAGCTGAAGCTTCCTCCGGGCACGGAATTATCTAAATATAAGGATGCCATTGACATGATAGACGCGAACAACATGTTCATAGCGATATCGGACGATTCGGACTTCCTTTACATACCTCCTCTTGCCGGTAACTTTTCAAACGCCCTGTACACCGCGAATAAGACGATGATAATGCTTACCAAGATGTTTTTCCAGAGCTGGGTAAAATCGCTCTCCTCATAG
- a CDS encoding ABC transporter permease: protein MAAVEIFTQTVREKGRGAVIAAILLLLYVFWIGTMYPEISKVGDLYTSMLENPAIKAFIGDALAPMTQYEGFLSMEVFSYMGLVLGGYVAFMTASFIAGEIEHETSELLLSLPIKRETIVLSRYAVLVPVAILLSGAISVGAVLGAQYINESINMGTYLNVTLFLTVFILATASISLFISSLMSDSKQAALASLGVFILMYFMNNIGGMVTSIDAIRSLCLFHYMDMTDMLVNGTMDWGNFGVLLLVAVVFLVLSVIVFKRREINTV from the coding sequence ATGGCCGCAGTAGAGATATTTACGCAGACCGTGCGTGAAAAAGGAAGAGGAGCGGTCATTGCCGCGATCTTACTGTTACTATACGTGTTCTGGATAGGGACAATGTATCCGGAAATAAGTAAAGTCGGCGACCTTTATACCTCGATGCTGGAAAACCCGGCGATAAAGGCGTTCATCGGTGATGCCCTGGCGCCTATGACACAGTATGAAGGATTCCTCTCCATGGAGGTCTTCAGCTATATGGGCCTGGTGCTGGGCGGATATGTCGCGTTCATGACAGCGTCGTTCATCGCCGGGGAGATCGAGCATGAGACCAGCGAACTTCTGCTGTCATTGCCGATAAAAAGAGAAACGATAGTACTTTCGAGATATGCGGTGCTGGTGCCCGTTGCCATACTACTGTCAGGGGCGATATCTGTCGGAGCAGTACTGGGCGCACAGTACATCAACGAGAGCATCAACATGGGGACTTACCTGAACGTGACATTGTTCCTGACCGTGTTCATACTGGCGACAGCGTCCATATCCCTGTTCATATCCAGCCTGATGAGCGATAGTAAACAGGCGGCGCTCGCATCGCTGGGCGTGTTCATACTGATGTACTTTATGAATAACATCGGAGGAATGGTCACCAGCATCGATGCGATAAGGTCTCTTTGCCTGTTCCATTATATGGACATGACAGACATGCTGGTTAACGGCACGATGGACTGGGGCAACTTCGGTGTGCTCCTGCTTGTTGCAGTGGTGTTCCTGGTATTGTCGGTCATCGTGTTCAAGAGAAGAGAGATAAACACAGTCTGA
- a CDS encoding carboxypeptidase-like regulatory domain-containing protein: MKRKYAPMILIIFTLLACGYFFIASAAAQSPTNGSVSGKVSTNVGLLPEETRVTLLNATNTSIAYDEFNTTVDNEGFFIFANVPAGNYTAYAWSPYHSEGMSNSFTVTPGSTASCGIILLAKPYYADITAKPGTVYLGGYKSDINVYVYDYMGNPVGAGWFITMHTTAGTLDPTYAETDANGSLRTSLISPESGSYAEISVYAKSSNGTYYQLQSAAKMPTPTPEPSPTATPAASPTVEPTITPTPEPTEVPTVTATATATPVPTPTPTPGFELIAVLCAIGFLAAIRKFK; this comes from the coding sequence ATGAAGCGAAAGTATGCCCCTATGATACTTATCATATTTACGCTTTTAGCATGCGGATATTTCTTTATCGCGTCCGCCGCGGCACAATCGCCTACTAACGGCAGTGTCTCAGGAAAAGTCTCGACGAACGTCGGCCTTCTCCCCGAAGAGACACGCGTCACGCTGCTAAATGCGACAAACACTTCGATAGCCTATGATGAATTCAATACCACCGTAGATAATGAAGGATTCTTCATATTCGCGAACGTCCCGGCCGGAAATTATACGGCATATGCATGGAGCCCGTACCATTCCGAGGGAATGTCTAACAGCTTCACCGTGACACCGGGAAGTACGGCGTCCTGCGGCATTATATTATTGGCAAAGCCATATTATGCAGATATAACCGCAAAGCCGGGGACCGTATATCTCGGAGGGTATAAATCCGACATCAATGTCTATGTTTACGATTATATGGGTAATCCGGTAGGCGCCGGATGGTTCATCACTATGCATACGACGGCAGGCACGCTTGACCCGACCTATGCCGAGACAGATGCGAACGGCAGCCTGCGCACGTCTTTGATATCGCCCGAAAGCGGCTCATACGCGGAGATAAGCGTTTATGCAAAGTCGAGCAACGGTACCTATTATCAGCTTCAAAGCGCAGCCAAGATGCCCACTCCGACCCCGGAGCCATCTCCCACAGCGACTCCGGCTGCATCACCTACTGTAGAGCCTACGATAACTCCGACCCCGGAACCCACAGAGGTGCCGACTGTGACGGCGACCGCGACAGCGACGCCTGTCCCGACCCCGACGCCGACTCCCGGATTTGAGCTGATAGCAGTTCTATGCGCCATCGGGTTCCTGGCAGCGATAAGAAAATTCAAGTAA
- a CDS encoding ABC transporter ATP-binding protein produces METIIETKNLTKSYGKNRGIINVNLKVGRGEIFGFLGPNGAGKSTTIRTLLDFIRPTSGSATIFGMDCQQDTVAIKNRLSYIPGDVSLYGNMTGKRFLEYFGSIRGRYDEDKVRDLSARFDIGLDRKMKEYSKGMRQKVALIQAFMNDPDLIIMDEATSGLDPLVQQTFNDVVKEEVRDGKTIFMSSHILSEVEKVCERVAIIREGSIVAEENVEDLRRKSGKVIEVKFADRVEEESLKALGIGNLSRHNGYYRMTVTGNIQETLQELTARKVADINIHPMTLEDIFMQYYAGGK; encoded by the coding sequence ATGGAAACCATAATCGAAACGAAGAACCTGACAAAATCCTACGGCAAGAACCGCGGGATAATCAATGTGAACTTGAAAGTAGGAAGGGGAGAAATCTTCGGTTTCCTGGGCCCGAACGGTGCCGGAAAGTCGACGACCATCAGGACTCTTCTGGATTTTATAAGGCCGACCAGCGGCAGTGCCACGATATTTGGCATGGACTGCCAGCAGGATACGGTCGCCATTAAAAACCGATTAAGCTATATCCCGGGTGACGTCAGCCTCTACGGGAACATGACCGGTAAGAGGTTCCTGGAATATTTTGGCAGTATAAGAGGAAGGTACGACGAAGATAAAGTTCGAGACCTGTCCGCGAGATTTGACATCGGCCTTGACCGCAAGATGAAAGAATACTCCAAAGGAATGAGGCAAAAAGTCGCACTGATACAGGCTTTCATGAACGACCCCGATCTCATCATAATGGACGAGGCGACCAGCGGGCTCGATCCGCTTGTGCAGCAGACGTTCAACGATGTGGTCAAAGAGGAGGTCAGGGACGGAAAGACCATCTTCATGTCATCACACATCCTTTCCGAGGTAGAGAAGGTCTGCGAGAGGGTGGCGATAATCAGGGAAGGCTCGATCGTTGCTGAAGAAAACGTCGAGGACCTGCGGAGGAAATCGGGCAAGGTCATAGAGGTAAAGTTTGCCGACAGAGTAGAGGAGGAATCCTTAAAAGCTCTCGGAATCGGTAACTTATCCAGGCATAACGGATATTACAGGATGACTGTCACGGGTAATATCCAGGAGACGCTTCAGGAATTAACTGCCCGAAAGGTAGCAGACATCAACATTCACCCCATGACTCTTGAGGATATATTCATGCAATATTATGCAGGAGGGAAATAA
- a CDS encoding calcium/sodium antiporter, which produces MLLELALLAIGLVLLVKGSDILVDSASDIALSKGISIGVVGLSVVAIGTSLPELVIGIESSLEGYGDVALGNVVGSNIANICLILGICVLIRPIIAAPGAFTEDIPVTMAAGSLLLLLSLDNVLSRADGMVLILATFIYFFWLFKKSSGEGLLKEKEEKQKIKFIKYIMIVIGIVLTLAGGKLTVDSAIMISKSLGIQPYLIAITVIAIGTNLPELATGIIASFKNKGDLALGNSLGSICVNTLLIMGICAIINPIIVPDQMDIIFALLSIILLLPLVIRGNILSRWEGIFLLIFYAIYLAYKIVLSPVAP; this is translated from the coding sequence ATGCTTTTAGAACTCGCCTTATTGGCCATAGGGCTTGTCTTGCTTGTCAAAGGTTCAGATATCCTTGTGGACTCTGCCTCAGATATAGCGCTCTCGAAAGGCATCTCCATAGGCGTGGTCGGCCTGTCGGTCGTTGCCATAGGCACGTCGTTGCCTGAGCTTGTTATAGGTATCGAGTCATCGCTGGAAGGATACGGAGATGTCGCGCTGGGTAATGTGGTAGGGTCGAACATAGCGAACATATGCCTGATACTCGGGATCTGCGTGTTAATAAGGCCGATAATAGCGGCACCCGGGGCGTTCACGGAGGATATACCGGTCACCATGGCAGCCGGATCGTTATTGCTGCTGTTATCGCTGGACAATGTCCTGAGCAGGGCGGATGGCATGGTATTGATCCTTGCCACGTTCATCTACTTTTTTTGGTTATTTAAGAAATCCTCCGGTGAAGGCCTTCTAAAAGAGAAAGAAGAAAAGCAGAAGATCAAGTTCATCAAGTATATCATGATAGTGATAGGGATCGTCCTGACGCTTGCCGGCGGCAAGCTTACCGTGGACTCTGCCATCATGATCTCCAAGAGCCTTGGGATACAGCCTTATCTCATCGCCATCACGGTCATAGCTATCGGTACGAACTTGCCGGAGCTTGCGACGGGCATCATCGCGTCATTCAAGAACAAAGGCGATCTGGCGCTCGGGAACAGCCTGGGTAGCATATGTGTCAACACTCTGCTCATCATGGGGATCTGCGCCATCATAAATCCCATAATCGTCCCCGATCAGATGGACATAATTTTTGCTCTGCTTTCGATCATATTGTTACTCCCGCTGGTAATAAGAGGTAACATCCTGTCGAGATGGGAGGGAATATTCTTATTGATCTTCTACGCGATCTACCTGGCATATAAGATCGTACTGTCGCCTGTAGCCCCGTAA
- a CDS encoding carbohydrate kinase family protein, whose protein sequence is MYDVFCYGAISLDISGKLEYSWPQSGQASATDYKMSVGGDAAIVSIMLAGLGLKVALGGGPVGDDAMGEHIRRILKSMGVDLIAPSMGKTSISFVIIDDIGRRSSLTFHENTPEEEIPVQEKEIKDSKYLYVDGCYGKNSGIAAGTARDTGIPTVLNLNVPSIPYMGLFNTVIACETVSGLFSLDPGEAAARIFDVNKDTAIVTVGEKGCFHCREKENVQNFPAFDVEPVDTTGAGAAFAAGFIKSRLSGRNFMDSIKFASAAGAYKCLSRGSYRIFSEADILEFIKNISSSHNFDIS, encoded by the coding sequence ATGTACGATGTCTTTTGCTATGGTGCCATATCTTTAGACATATCGGGAAAGCTCGAGTACTCATGGCCCCAAAGCGGACAGGCCAGCGCCACCGATTATAAAATGTCGGTCGGCGGGGATGCGGCGATAGTATCCATCATGCTGGCCGGTCTGGGATTGAAGGTGGCTCTCGGCGGAGGCCCTGTCGGGGATGATGCCATGGGGGAGCATATCCGCAGGATATTAAAAAGTATGGGAGTCGACCTGATAGCGCCTTCTATGGGTAAGACAAGTATTTCTTTTGTGATCATAGATGACATCGGCCGCCGCTCTTCCCTTACGTTCCACGAGAACACGCCTGAAGAAGAGATCCCAGTACAGGAAAAGGAAATAAAGGATTCAAAATACCTGTACGTTGACGGGTGCTATGGAAAAAACAGCGGGATCGCGGCCGGAACGGCACGGGATACAGGTATCCCCACGGTTTTAAACCTTAACGTCCCGTCAATACCTTATATGGGGCTTTTTAACACTGTCATAGCCTGTGAGACCGTATCCGGGCTTTTCTCGCTTGACCCTGGTGAGGCGGCAGCGAGGATATTCGATGTCAATAAAGATACCGCTATCGTGACCGTGGGTGAGAAAGGCTGCTTCCATTGTCGAGAAAAAGAAAATGTGCAGAATTTTCCCGCATTCGATGTCGAACCTGTGGATACTACGGGTGCAGGAGCCGCATTCGCCGCCGGTTTTATAAAATCCCGGCTGTCGGGCCGTAACTTTATGGATAGCATTAAGTTCGCCAGCGCAGCAGGGGCATATAAATGCTTATCCCGGGGCAGCTATCGAATATTTTCCGAGGCGGATATACTCGAATTCATAAAAAATATCAGTTCGTCACATAACTTCGATATTTCTTGA
- a CDS encoding Kae1-associated kinase Bud32 has product MALEERRGAEAVVEIFEDKVIKTRIPKSYRVKQLDEKLRSERTRAEAKIMSEARRAGIPTPIIYDIRRFSLEMERIAGPQLKAAIDEEKARRAGILIGKLHSRGLIHGDLTTSNMIVKDDRIYLIDFGLSFWDETLEARGVDVHVFYQTIVSSHENHEKLMEAFADGYRSYFDGADDVLKRVREIEYRGRYKTETP; this is encoded by the coding sequence ATGGCTTTAGAGGAGAGGAGAGGTGCAGAGGCCGTCGTCGAGATATTCGAGGATAAGGTCATAAAGACCAGGATCCCGAAGAGCTACAGGGTAAAGCAGCTTGACGAAAAGCTAAGAAGCGAGCGTACGCGCGCCGAGGCGAAGATAATGTCGGAAGCGCGCAGGGCGGGCATACCTACACCGATAATATATGATATCCGGAGGTTCTCGCTGGAAATGGAGAGGATCGCCGGCCCGCAGCTAAAAGCGGCCATAGATGAGGAAAAGGCAAGAAGGGCCGGCATACTTATCGGAAAGCTGCATAGCCGCGGCCTGATCCATGGAGACCTGACCACATCAAATATGATCGTAAAGGATGACAGGATATATCTTATCGACTTCGGACTGTCATTCTGGGATGAGACGCTGGAGGCGCGCGGTGTCGACGTGCACGTGTTCTATCAGACGATAGTCAGCAGCCACGAGAACCATGAAAAGCTCATGGAGGCATTCGCCGACGGTTACAGGTCATACTTCGATGGTGCCGACGATGTGCTAAAAAGGGTCAGGGAGATAGAGTACAGGGGCAGGTATAAGACCGAGACCCCTTAA
- a CDS encoding TrmB family transcriptional regulator produces MKRIPPKLISSLRTLGLLESEAKVYSALVLFGQAEPKELLDFLDISKPSVYESLRGLEDRGIVVQINTRPALYQAVDPKIALKLLTDTYLDASEEASGYLDILQKERVKERPSGTLWSIYGSTTIEYKVADMLRNAKESVQCVLPERYLHYLEEIAGKGIKISFLLISDDNGIKERIEKVFSQDDIRYRIMSASEMLKMSAFNRAHQDQKSLPEYSEVMSQFDYTNLTTIIVDDSEFLYVPPVKGDTVSALNTNNKTMIMGSQMFFLRPGLF; encoded by the coding sequence ATGAAGCGTATACCGCCAAAGCTCATCTCTTCACTGAGGACGCTCGGCCTCCTTGAGTCAGAGGCTAAAGTGTATTCTGCGCTGGTCCTGTTCGGACAGGCAGAGCCGAAAGAACTACTGGACTTTTTAGACATATCCAAGCCCAGCGTATATGAGAGCCTCAGGGGACTTGAGGACCGCGGGATCGTGGTACAGATCAATACCCGGCCTGCTTTATACCAGGCGGTAGACCCGAAGATCGCATTGAAACTCCTGACCGACACGTATCTGGACGCATCGGAGGAGGCATCCGGATATCTGGACATATTACAAAAAGAAAGGGTGAAAGAGAGGCCGTCCGGGACATTATGGTCCATATATGGCAGCACGACGATAGAGTATAAGGTGGCGGATATGCTTCGGAACGCAAAAGAAAGCGTTCAATGTGTCTTGCCGGAGAGGTACCTGCATTATCTCGAGGAGATTGCAGGCAAAGGCATAAAGATCAGCTTTCTTTTGATATCGGACGACAATGGAATTAAAGAGCGAATAGAGAAAGTATTTTCACAGGATGACATTCGTTATCGTATCATGTCGGCGTCAGAAATGTTAAAGATGTCCGCGTTCAACAGGGCACATCAGGACCAAAAATCCCTTCCTGAATATTCCGAGGTCATGTCTCAGTTCGATTATACCAATCTTACGACCATTATCGTCGACGATTCGGAGTTCCTTTATGTGCCGCCGGTAAAAGGGGATACTGTCAGCGCCCTGAACACTAACAATAAGACCATGATAATGGGCAGCCAGATGTTCTTCCTGAGGCCTGGATTGTTTTAA